In Nonomuraea muscovyensis, one genomic interval encodes:
- a CDS encoding NADH-quinone oxidoreductase subunit D gives MTERVVGIGVGAKELATEDMILNIGPQHPSTHGVLRLRLTLDGERITAAEPIIGYMHRGAEKLFEVRDYRQIIMLANRHDWLSGFANELGVVIAAERMLGMEPPVRAVWARTLLAELNRVLSHLMFLGSYPLELGAITPVFYAFTERERIQAVMEEISGGRMHYMFNRVGGLKEDLPYGWLDRVSQAVAETRRRVPDIEDLILHNEIFVARTKGVGVLHREQIMQYGVSGPIARASGVDVDLRRDEPYLAYPELPVKVVTRGAGDCHARFEVLLEQLKVSLDLADACVDRLRSLPPGPINQRLPKVLKVPEGHTYAWTENPLGINGYYLVSKGDKTPWRLKLRSASFGNIQVLREMLPGQLVADMVAILGSMFFVVGDIDK, from the coding sequence ATGACGGAACGCGTGGTCGGCATCGGCGTGGGAGCCAAGGAGCTGGCGACCGAGGACATGATCCTCAACATCGGCCCGCAGCACCCGTCGACGCACGGCGTGCTCCGGCTCCGCCTCACCCTCGACGGCGAGCGCATCACGGCCGCCGAGCCGATCATCGGCTACATGCACCGGGGCGCCGAGAAGCTGTTCGAGGTCCGCGACTACCGCCAGATCATCATGCTGGCCAACCGGCACGACTGGCTGTCCGGCTTCGCCAACGAGCTGGGCGTGGTGATCGCCGCCGAGCGCATGCTCGGCATGGAGCCACCGGTCCGCGCCGTCTGGGCGCGAACACTGCTGGCCGAGCTCAACCGGGTGCTCAGCCACCTGATGTTCCTCGGCTCCTATCCGCTGGAGCTGGGCGCGATCACCCCGGTCTTCTACGCCTTCACCGAGCGCGAACGCATCCAGGCCGTCATGGAGGAGATCTCCGGCGGGCGCATGCACTACATGTTCAACCGGGTCGGCGGGCTGAAGGAGGATCTGCCGTACGGGTGGCTCGACCGGGTGTCGCAGGCGGTCGCCGAGACCCGCCGCCGCGTCCCCGACATCGAGGACCTCATCCTGCACAACGAGATCTTCGTCGCCCGCACCAAGGGCGTCGGCGTCCTCCACCGCGAGCAGATCATGCAGTACGGCGTGAGCGGCCCCATCGCCCGCGCCTCCGGGGTCGACGTCGACCTGCGCCGCGACGAGCCGTACCTCGCCTACCCCGAGCTGCCCGTGAAGGTCGTCACCCGCGGCGCCGGCGACTGCCACGCCCGCTTCGAGGTGCTGCTCGAACAGCTCAAGGTCTCCCTCGACCTGGCCGACGCGTGCGTCGACCGGCTCCGCTCGCTGCCGCCCGGGCCGATCAACCAGCGCCTGCCCAAGGTGCTGAAGGTGCCCGAGGGCCACACCTACGCCTGGACCGAGAACCCGCTCGGCATCAACGGCTACTACCTCGTCTCCAAGGGCGACAAGACGCCGTGGCGGCTCAAGCTCCGCTCCGCCTCGTTCGGCAACATCCAGGTGCTGCGCGAGATGCTGCCCGGTCAACTCGTGGCCGACATGGTGGCCATCCTGGGCTCGATGTTCTTCGTCGTGGGCGACATCGACAAGTGA
- a CDS encoding acyltransferase family protein, with product MTTREEPSAPAVVPRDRYVDWLRALSLIVVVVWHWAFTILEWGPTGPEPTSPLGFTSGLWILTWLLQVLPLFFYVGGHVHLLSWRRAGASGVGIGAFVWRRIRALAVPALVLSGAWVAVGAVVTRAFEVEWMWRVVLLVLSPLWFLGVYIVLVALLPVALWLHRRYDVLALVWLGGAALVVDVVRFRYGVGWVGWLNMVVVWGLAHQAGFFYERIVALPRRYDFGVLWTGLFALFGLVYSGIYPGSMVGVPGDKWSNMAPPTFVIVALLIFQIGIVEVLRPAMERLLDKPGWRRVNETINRFALPLYLFHTTGMAIALGISWWLFGSLGQKVPPDLWWWLERPIAVLGPLICTLPVIYLFGHRRRRAEQLPDKR from the coding sequence GTGACCACCCGAGAGGAGCCCTCCGCCCCCGCCGTGGTCCCGCGCGACAGGTACGTCGACTGGCTGCGCGCGCTCAGCCTCATCGTCGTCGTGGTCTGGCACTGGGCGTTCACGATCCTGGAATGGGGACCCACCGGGCCGGAGCCGACCAGCCCGCTCGGCTTCACCTCGGGGCTGTGGATCCTCACCTGGCTGCTGCAGGTGCTGCCGCTCTTCTTCTACGTCGGCGGGCACGTGCACCTGCTGTCCTGGCGCCGGGCCGGGGCGAGCGGGGTCGGCATCGGGGCGTTCGTCTGGCGGCGCATCCGGGCGCTGGCCGTGCCCGCGCTCGTCCTGTCAGGCGCGTGGGTCGCCGTCGGCGCGGTCGTGACGCGGGCGTTCGAGGTCGAGTGGATGTGGCGGGTGGTGCTGCTCGTGCTCAGCCCGCTGTGGTTCCTCGGCGTCTACATCGTGCTCGTCGCGCTGCTACCGGTGGCGCTGTGGCTGCACCGCCGCTACGACGTGCTGGCCCTCGTCTGGCTCGGCGGCGCCGCGCTGGTGGTGGACGTGGTGCGGTTCCGGTACGGCGTCGGCTGGGTCGGCTGGCTGAACATGGTCGTCGTCTGGGGCCTCGCCCACCAGGCCGGGTTCTTCTACGAGCGGATCGTGGCGCTCCCCCGGCGCTACGACTTCGGGGTGCTGTGGACGGGGCTGTTCGCCCTGTTCGGGCTGGTGTACTCAGGCATCTACCCCGGGTCCATGGTGGGGGTGCCCGGCGACAAGTGGTCGAACATGGCGCCGCCGACGTTCGTCATCGTCGCTCTGCTGATCTTCCAGATCGGGATCGTCGAGGTGCTGCGGCCGGCGATGGAGCGCCTTCTCGACAAGCCCGGCTGGCGGCGCGTCAACGAGACGATCAACCGGTTCGCGCTGCCGCTCTACCTCTTCCACACCACCGGGATGGCGATCGCGCTCGGGATCTCGTGGTGGCTGTTCGGCTCGCTCGGCCAGAAGGTTCCGCCCGACCTGTGGTGGTGGCTGGAGCGCCCCATCGCCGTCCTGGGCCCCCTGATCTGCACCCTCCCGGTCATCTACCTCTTCGGCCACCGCCGCCGGCGCGCCGAACAACTGCCAGACAAACGTTGA
- a CDS encoding DUF3180 domain-containing protein: protein MLVGIVVVVTLVTFVLVRQFYSALPVMPWTAIPTALLLAIGEAYSGWMTKARIDRRPGTKPVEPLAVARLAALAKASAYAGAAFGGIFAGFALHTVQLFTRETPRTEFFVATGSFLAFVALVGAALFLENSCRIPKDPEDQRPR, encoded by the coding sequence GTGCTCGTCGGGATCGTCGTGGTCGTGACGCTCGTCACGTTCGTCCTGGTCAGGCAGTTCTACTCGGCGCTGCCCGTCATGCCGTGGACGGCCATCCCGACGGCGCTGCTGCTGGCGATCGGCGAGGCCTACAGCGGGTGGATGACCAAGGCCCGCATCGACCGCAGGCCCGGCACCAAGCCGGTCGAGCCGCTGGCGGTGGCCCGCCTGGCGGCCCTGGCGAAGGCGTCTGCCTACGCGGGGGCGGCGTTCGGCGGCATCTTCGCGGGGTTCGCCCTGCACACGGTGCAGTTGTTCACGCGCGAGACGCCGCGCACGGAGTTCTTCGTCGCGACGGGTTCGTTCCTGGCGTTCGTGGCGCTCGTCGGCGCGGCCCTGTTCCTGGAGAACTCCTGCCGCATCCCGAAGGACCCGGAGGATCAGAGACCGAGATAG
- the folK gene encoding 2-amino-4-hydroxy-6-hydroxymethyldihydropteridine diphosphokinase, whose amino-acid sequence MKCVLSLGSNLGRRFDTLQGAIDTLFDAPGLEFVAVSPVYETEPVGGPGGQRPYLNAIVIVETSLPPRALLERAQSVENAYGRERLERWGPRTLDVDLIMVGDVVSDDPDLTLPHPRAHERAFVLVPWVEADPEGRLPGHGPISELLAGLDQGGVRLRDDLKLQRPD is encoded by the coding sequence ATGAAATGCGTCCTGTCCCTCGGCAGCAATCTCGGCCGGCGTTTCGACACGCTGCAGGGAGCCATCGACACGCTCTTCGACGCGCCCGGTCTGGAGTTCGTGGCGGTGTCACCGGTCTACGAGACCGAGCCGGTGGGCGGCCCCGGCGGCCAGCGGCCCTACCTCAACGCCATCGTGATCGTCGAAACCAGCCTGCCGCCCCGCGCCCTGCTGGAGCGGGCGCAGAGCGTCGAGAACGCCTACGGGCGCGAGCGCCTGGAGCGCTGGGGGCCGCGTACGCTCGACGTCGATCTGATCATGGTGGGTGACGTGGTCTCCGACGACCCCGACCTGACGCTGCCCCACCCGCGGGCGCACGAGCGGGCCTTCGTGCTGGTGCCCTGGGTCGAGGCCGACCCCGAAGGCCGGCTGCCCGGCCACGGCCCGATCAGCGAGCTGCTGGCGGGCCTCGACCAGGGCGGCGTGCGGCTGCGCGACGACCTCAAGCTGCAGAGGCCGGATTGA
- the folB gene encoding dihydroneopterin aldolase, which produces MSTDRIALKGLRARGRHGVLPAERELGQEFVVDATLFLDTAPAAASDDLTKTVHYGELAEALVKVVEGEPVQLVETLAQRLADVCLAHERVLSAEVSVHKPAAPIPLRFDDVIVTIERSRP; this is translated from the coding sequence TTGAGCACTGACCGCATCGCGCTGAAGGGGTTGCGGGCCCGGGGCCGGCACGGTGTGCTGCCTGCCGAGCGCGAGCTGGGGCAGGAGTTCGTGGTGGACGCCACGCTGTTCCTCGACACGGCTCCCGCAGCGGCGTCCGACGACCTGACCAAGACCGTCCACTACGGCGAGCTGGCCGAGGCGCTGGTCAAGGTCGTGGAGGGCGAGCCCGTCCAGTTGGTCGAGACGCTCGCGCAGCGGCTGGCCGACGTGTGCCTGGCCCACGAGAGGGTGCTGTCGGCCGAGGTGAGCGTGCACAAGCCGGCCGCTCCCATTCCTCTGCGGTTCGACGATGTGATCGTCACGATCGAGCGGAGCCGCCCATGA
- a CDS encoding nuclear transport factor 2 family protein yields MSVDTAAIETVNQDFYTAIEAGDLDRMTEIWAEDTDEERVTCVHPGWTLLAGRSEVLRSWALIMANTTYIQFVLTDVNTTVLGDVAVLTCVENILTAGEEGEASFAAGKVVASNVYVRTAQGWRLWMHHGSPVLQGDDDEEEEDGELEH; encoded by the coding sequence ATGAGCGTCGACACTGCCGCCATCGAGACGGTCAACCAGGACTTCTACACCGCGATCGAGGCCGGCGACCTCGACCGGATGACGGAGATCTGGGCCGAGGACACCGACGAGGAGCGGGTCACCTGCGTCCACCCGGGGTGGACGTTGCTGGCCGGCCGGTCCGAGGTGCTGCGCTCCTGGGCGCTCATCATGGCCAACACCACCTACATCCAGTTCGTGCTGACCGACGTCAACACGACGGTGCTCGGCGACGTGGCGGTTCTCACCTGCGTCGAGAACATCCTGACCGCCGGCGAGGAGGGCGAGGCGAGCTTCGCCGCCGGCAAGGTCGTGGCCAGTAACGTCTACGTCCGCACGGCGCAGGGCTGGCGATTGTGGATGCACCACGGCTCCCCGGTGCTGCAGGGCGACGACGACGAGGAGGAGGAGGACGGCGAGCTTGAGCACTGA
- the folP gene encoding dihydropteroate synthase → MTSVPGLSAEERCLVMGVVNVTPDSFSDGGLWFDERAAIEHGLELVEQGADLVDVGGESTRPGAARVSREEELARVVPVIRALSAEGVAVSVDTMRAEVAGAAVEAGARLVNDVSGGLADPEMPRVVAATGVPYVVMHWRGHSHDMASRAVYSDVVTEVCEELAKRVDLVLAEGVAEEQIVLDPGLGFAKNAEHNWALLAGMPQLAELGYPLLIGASRKRFLGRLLAGADGAPRPFSESDDATVAVTALAARAGAWCVRVHQVGPNADAVRVAAAWKRAGADT, encoded by the coding sequence ATGACTAGCGTGCCGGGTCTGTCAGCCGAGGAGCGGTGCCTCGTCATGGGCGTGGTCAACGTGACGCCCGACTCGTTCTCCGACGGCGGCCTGTGGTTCGACGAGCGGGCCGCCATCGAGCATGGCCTCGAGTTGGTCGAGCAGGGCGCCGATCTCGTCGACGTGGGCGGTGAGTCCACCCGGCCGGGTGCCGCCAGGGTGTCGCGCGAGGAGGAGCTCGCCCGCGTGGTGCCGGTGATCCGGGCGCTCAGCGCGGAGGGTGTGGCGGTCAGCGTCGACACGATGCGCGCCGAGGTCGCCGGGGCGGCCGTCGAGGCCGGGGCGAGGCTGGTCAACGACGTGAGCGGCGGCCTGGCCGACCCCGAGATGCCGCGCGTGGTCGCCGCCACCGGAGTCCCCTACGTGGTGATGCACTGGCGGGGCCACAGCCACGACATGGCCAGCCGCGCGGTCTACTCCGACGTGGTGACCGAGGTGTGTGAGGAGCTGGCCAAGCGGGTCGATCTCGTGCTGGCCGAGGGCGTGGCGGAGGAGCAGATCGTGCTCGACCCCGGCCTGGGCTTCGCCAAGAACGCCGAGCACAACTGGGCGCTGCTGGCCGGCATGCCACAGCTGGCCGAGCTGGGCTATCCGTTGCTCATCGGGGCCTCGCGCAAGAGGTTCCTGGGGCGGCTGCTGGCCGGCGCCGACGGCGCCCCCCGTCCGTTCAGCGAGTCCGACGACGCCACGGTGGCGGTCACCGCGCTGGCCGCGCGGGCCGGCGCGTGGTGCGTCCGGGTTCACCAGGTCGGCCCCAATGCCGACGCCGTCCGCGTGGCCGCCGCATGGAAGAGAGCCGGAGCCGATACATGA
- the folE gene encoding GTP cyclohydrolase I FolE produces the protein MTQHDVDLGRIEKAVREILYAIGEDPDRDGLLDTPARVARAYAEQFSGLGQTPEDVLTKVFDVDHDEMVLVKDIEVYSTCEHHLVPFHGFAHVGYIPNDRGQVTGLSKLARLVDVFARRPQVQERMTSQIADALMRVLEPRGAIVVVECEHLCMTMRGVRKPGAKTVTSAVRGDFRTSDKTRSEAMALILGRL, from the coding sequence GTGACACAGCACGACGTAGACCTGGGCCGGATCGAGAAGGCCGTCCGCGAGATCCTCTACGCCATCGGCGAGGACCCCGACCGTGACGGCCTGCTCGACACCCCGGCCCGGGTCGCCCGGGCCTACGCCGAGCAGTTCTCCGGCCTCGGCCAGACGCCCGAAGACGTACTCACCAAGGTCTTCGACGTCGACCACGACGAGATGGTGCTCGTCAAGGACATCGAGGTCTACTCGACCTGCGAGCACCACCTCGTCCCGTTCCACGGCTTCGCCCACGTGGGCTACATCCCCAACGACCGCGGCCAGGTGACCGGCCTGTCCAAGCTGGCCCGCCTGGTCGACGTGTTCGCCCGGCGCCCGCAGGTGCAGGAGCGGATGACGTCGCAGATCGCCGACGCGCTGATGCGCGTCCTGGAGCCGCGCGGGGCGATCGTGGTGGTGGAGTGCGAGCACCTGTGCATGACGATGCGCGGCGTGCGCAAGCCGGGCGCCAAGACCGTCACCTCGGCCGTCCGCGGCGACTTCCGCACCAGCGACAAGACCCGCTCCGAGGCGATGGCCCTCATCCTCGGCCGCCTCTGA
- the ftsH gene encoding ATP-dependent zinc metalloprotease FtsH, protein MDLKRFTRGPLLWILGIVVLLLLVTQLWSGGGTYKQADTSTVLQQIRAGNVSNAKIIDKDQRIELSLYNAIPVRAGDTPTKTIQADWVTGYGTKLTDELQAQVDAKKTKSFTIEVPTENFLVSLLVSFLPFVIIVLIFLFIMNQMQGGGSRVMSFGKSKAKLITKDTPKTTFADVAGADEAIEELQEIKEFLQAPAKFQAIGAKIPKGVLLYGPPGTGKTLLARAVAGEAGVPFYSISGSDFVEMFVGVGASRVRDLFEQAKANAPAIIFIDEIDAVGRHRGAGLGGGHDEREQTLNQLLVEMDGFDVKGGVILIAATNRPDILDPALLRPGRFDRQVTVDRPDLEGRKGILRVHGRGKPFAPDVDLDVIARRTPGFTGADLANVVNEAALLTARADQKLITMEVLEEAIDRVMAGPERKSRVMSDKEKKMIAYHEGGHALVAHALPNSDPVHKITILSRGRALGYTMTLPMEDKFLATRSEMMDQLAMLLGGRAAEELVFHEPTTGASNDIEKATAVARRMVTEYGMSEQLGARKFGTGQAEVFLGREMGHERDYSEKIASTIDEEVRRMIETAHDQAWDILVQYRDVLDNLVLELMEKETLSREQVLQIFAPVVVKEHRPSYAGYGKRLPSDRPPILTPKEKQSANGSLTTGQQGALSSGDGA, encoded by the coding sequence ATGGATCTCAAGCGATTTACACGTGGGCCACTGCTGTGGATCCTGGGCATCGTCGTGCTGCTCCTGCTCGTCACTCAGCTCTGGAGCGGCGGGGGCACTTACAAGCAGGCCGACACGTCCACGGTTCTCCAGCAGATTCGTGCCGGTAACGTCAGCAATGCGAAGATTATCGACAAGGATCAGCGGATCGAGCTCTCGCTCTACAACGCGATCCCGGTCCGGGCGGGTGACACCCCCACCAAGACCATCCAGGCCGACTGGGTCACCGGCTACGGCACCAAGCTGACCGACGAGCTGCAGGCGCAGGTCGACGCGAAGAAGACCAAGAGCTTCACCATCGAGGTCCCCACGGAGAACTTCCTGGTCAGCCTCCTGGTGAGTTTCCTGCCGTTCGTCATCATCGTGCTGATCTTCCTGTTCATCATGAACCAGATGCAGGGTGGCGGCTCGCGGGTGATGAGCTTCGGCAAGTCGAAGGCCAAGCTGATCACCAAGGACACTCCCAAGACCACCTTCGCCGACGTCGCGGGGGCCGACGAGGCCATCGAGGAGCTCCAGGAGATCAAGGAGTTCCTGCAGGCGCCGGCCAAGTTCCAGGCGATCGGCGCCAAGATCCCCAAGGGTGTGCTGCTCTACGGCCCGCCCGGCACCGGCAAGACCCTGCTGGCCCGCGCGGTCGCGGGTGAGGCCGGGGTGCCGTTCTACTCGATCTCCGGTTCCGACTTCGTCGAGATGTTCGTCGGCGTCGGCGCCTCCCGGGTGCGCGACCTGTTCGAGCAGGCCAAGGCCAACGCCCCGGCGATCATCTTCATCGACGAGATCGACGCCGTCGGCCGCCACCGCGGCGCCGGCCTGGGCGGCGGTCACGACGAGCGCGAGCAGACGCTCAACCAGCTGCTCGTCGAGATGGACGGCTTCGACGTCAAGGGCGGCGTGATCCTCATCGCCGCGACCAACCGGCCCGACATCCTCGACCCGGCGCTGCTGCGTCCCGGCCGCTTCGACCGGCAGGTCACCGTCGACCGTCCCGACCTGGAGGGCCGCAAGGGCATCCTGCGGGTCCACGGCCGTGGTAAGCCGTTCGCGCCCGACGTCGACCTCGACGTCATCGCGCGGCGCACGCCCGGCTTCACCGGCGCCGACCTGGCCAACGTGGTCAACGAGGCCGCGCTGCTCACCGCGCGCGCCGACCAGAAGCTGATCACGATGGAAGTCCTCGAAGAGGCGATCGACCGCGTCATGGCAGGGCCCGAGCGCAAGTCGCGGGTCATGTCCGACAAGGAAAAGAAGATGATCGCCTACCACGAGGGCGGTCACGCACTGGTGGCGCACGCGCTGCCCAACTCCGACCCGGTCCACAAGATCACGATCCTGTCCCGCGGCCGCGCCCTCGGCTACACGATGACGCTGCCGATGGAAGACAAGTTCCTGGCCACCAGGTCGGAGATGATGGACCAGCTCGCGATGCTGCTCGGCGGCCGCGCGGCGGAGGAGCTCGTCTTCCACGAGCCCACCACCGGCGCCTCCAACGACATCGAGAAGGCCACGGCCGTCGCCCGCCGCATGGTGACCGAATACGGCATGAGCGAGCAGCTCGGCGCCCGCAAGTTCGGCACCGGCCAGGCCGAGGTCTTCCTGGGCCGCGAGATGGGCCACGAGCGCGACTACTCCGAGAAGATCGCCTCCACGATCGACGAGGAGGTCCGCCGCATGATCGAGACGGCGCACGACCAGGCGTGGGACATCCTGGTCCAGTACCGCGACGTGCTCGACAACCTCGTGCTGGAGCTCATGGAGAAGGAGACCCTCTCCCGCGAGCAGGTGCTCCAGATCTTCGCCCCGGTCGTGGTCAAGGAGCACCGCCCGTCCTACGCGGGTTACGGCAAGCGCCTGCCCTCCGACCGGCCGCCCATCCTGACCCCGAAGGAGAAGCAGTCGGCCAACGGCTCGCTCACCACGGGCCAGCAGGGTGCGCTGTCGTCCGGAGACGGTGCGTGA
- the hpt gene encoding hypoxanthine phosphoribosyltransferase yields MDAADMGKDLEKVLIPEDELQARIRELAGRIDEDYAGKDVLLVGVLKGAVMVMADLARALRVPVQMDWMAVSSYGAGTRSSGVVRVLKDLDTDIMGRHVLIVEDIIDSGLTLHWLLENLKSRNPASLEICTALRKPDAVKVPIEVKYVGFDIPNEFVIGYGLDYAERFRNLPFIGTLAPHVYK; encoded by the coding sequence GTGGACGCTGCCGACATGGGCAAGGACCTCGAGAAGGTCCTCATTCCAGAGGACGAGCTCCAGGCCAGGATCAGAGAGCTCGCCGGGCGGATCGACGAGGACTACGCGGGCAAGGACGTGCTGCTCGTGGGCGTGCTGAAGGGCGCCGTCATGGTGATGGCCGACCTGGCCAGGGCGCTGCGCGTGCCCGTCCAGATGGACTGGATGGCCGTTTCGTCCTACGGCGCCGGCACCCGGTCGTCCGGCGTCGTGCGGGTGCTGAAGGACCTCGACACCGACATCATGGGTCGCCACGTGCTGATCGTCGAGGACATCATCGACTCCGGCCTGACCCTCCACTGGCTGCTGGAGAACCTCAAGTCCCGCAACCCCGCCTCGCTGGAGATCTGCACCGCGCTGCGCAAGCCCGACGCGGTCAAGGTGCCGATCGAGGTGAAGTACGTCGGATTCGACATTCCCAACGAGTTCGTCATCGGATATGGCCTCGACTACGCCGAGCGCTTCCGCAACTTGCCTTTCATCGGGACCCTGGCGCCCCACGTCTATAAGTAG
- the tilS gene encoding tRNA lysidine(34) synthetase TilS has product MGPVGPHPAVADVRRAVREAMADVPEGGLVLAACSGGADSLALAAALAFVAPRARLRGGLLTVDHQLQPGSAGRAEQVAGLAETLGLQPAEVLTVEVGREGGPEAAARDARYGALSKAADRLGAAAVLLGHTRDDQAETVLLGLARGSGPRSLSGMAAVTGRYRRPFLEIPRATTVAACRALGLVPWDDPHNADPRYTRVRVRTRVLPVLEAELGPGVAEALARTARLARDDADALDAWADRAYQDCALSDIAGSVTLAVEGLRDLPDAVRRRVLRRAAIAAGTPSGALSETHVRAVDRLITHWRGQKAVDLPGGLVAVRRYGTLIVAISPIP; this is encoded by the coding sequence ATGGGGCCCGTGGGTCCGCATCCAGCCGTAGCCGACGTTCGCAGGGCCGTGCGTGAGGCGATGGCCGACGTCCCCGAGGGCGGGCTGGTGCTGGCCGCGTGCAGTGGCGGCGCCGACTCGCTGGCCCTGGCGGCCGCTCTGGCGTTCGTGGCACCCCGGGCCCGGTTGAGGGGCGGCCTGCTGACCGTGGACCACCAGCTCCAGCCCGGATCGGCCGGGCGGGCCGAGCAGGTGGCCGGGCTGGCCGAAACCCTGGGGCTCCAGCCCGCCGAGGTCCTCACCGTCGAGGTGGGACGGGAGGGCGGCCCTGAGGCGGCGGCCAGGGACGCCCGTTACGGAGCGCTGTCAAAGGCGGCCGACCGGCTCGGCGCGGCGGCCGTGCTGCTCGGGCACACCAGGGACGACCAGGCCGAGACCGTCCTGCTCGGGCTGGCCAGGGGCAGCGGGCCCAGGTCGCTGTCCGGCATGGCGGCCGTGACCGGTCGCTATCGCAGGCCGTTCCTGGAGATCCCCAGGGCGACCACGGTGGCGGCCTGCCGCGCGCTGGGGCTCGTGCCGTGGGACGACCCGCACAACGCCGACCCCCGCTACACCCGGGTCCGCGTCCGCACCAGAGTGCTGCCCGTCCTGGAGGCGGAGCTCGGGCCGGGAGTGGCCGAGGCGCTCGCGAGGACCGCGCGGCTGGCGCGGGACGACGCCGACGCCCTCGACGCGTGGGCCGACAGGGCGTACCAGGATTGCGCTCTTAGCGATATCGCGGGCTCGGTGACGCTGGCCGTAGAAGGGCTGCGGGACCTTCCCGACGCCGTGCGGCGGCGGGTGCTGCGGCGGGCGGCGATCGCGGCGGGGACCCCGTCGGGCGCGTTGTCGGAGACCCATGTACGGGCTGTCGACCGGCTGATCACGCACTGGCGCGGCCAGAAGGCCGTTGATCTGCCCGGGGGTCTGGTCGCCGTGAGGCGGTATGGCACCCTGATAGTCGCCATCAGTCCCATCCCGTAA
- a CDS encoding zinc-dependent metalloprotease, with product MQVIDWDLAVTTGTRLVRSGPQVSREEARQAVTELRTLSREAEGHVREFTKIHAEAAPQPATIVDRPGWIRANVEGFRVVLEPLTQRVGDGANPPPPIVAAVGSRITGVEVGAVLAFLASRVLGQYELFLPPDPAGREPTGRLTLVAPNIVHAEREMNVDPHDFRLWVCLHEETHRVQFTGVPWLREYIRSQMTEFLLASDLDLTTLLERLRSAADTVAEVVRGGDGNLIDAIQTPAQKAILDRLTAVMTLVEGHGDYVMDAVGPSVVPSVADIRAKFAARRESGSRLDRTVRRLLGIELKMKQYAEGSAFVRTVVGKAGMDGFNQVWTSPETLPTIAEISDPDAWIRRVIGSSALPAADTPAAGSPTGSGSTDSTATDSTVIGSGAADSAPTDPSPADPPPAGPRPADQT from the coding sequence ATGCAGGTGATCGACTGGGATCTGGCCGTCACGACCGGCACGCGCCTGGTGCGCTCCGGTCCTCAGGTGAGCCGGGAGGAGGCCAGACAGGCCGTCACCGAGCTCCGCACGCTGTCCCGCGAGGCCGAGGGGCATGTGCGCGAGTTCACCAAGATTCACGCCGAGGCCGCTCCGCAGCCCGCGACCATCGTCGACCGGCCGGGCTGGATCAGGGCCAACGTCGAGGGGTTCCGCGTCGTGCTGGAGCCGCTGACCCAGCGGGTCGGCGACGGTGCGAACCCTCCTCCGCCCATCGTGGCCGCCGTGGGGTCCCGCATCACCGGCGTCGAGGTCGGTGCCGTCCTGGCCTTCCTCGCCTCACGGGTGCTGGGCCAGTACGAGCTGTTCCTGCCGCCCGACCCGGCCGGCCGCGAGCCGACGGGCCGCCTGACCCTCGTCGCGCCCAACATCGTCCACGCCGAGCGCGAGATGAACGTCGACCCGCACGACTTCCGCCTCTGGGTGTGCCTCCACGAGGAGACCCACCGGGTGCAGTTCACCGGGGTGCCGTGGCTGCGCGAGTACATCCGCTCGCAGATGACCGAGTTCCTGCTGGCCTCCGACCTCGACCTCACCACCCTCCTCGAACGGCTGCGCAGCGCCGCCGACACGGTGGCCGAGGTGGTGCGCGGGGGCGACGGCAACCTCATCGACGCCATCCAGACGCCCGCCCAGAAGGCGATCCTCGACCGGCTGACGGCCGTGATGACCCTCGTGGAAGGCCACGGCGACTACGTCATGGACGCCGTCGGGCCCTCGGTGGTGCCCTCGGTGGCCGACATCCGCGCCAAGTTCGCCGCACGCCGCGAGAGCGGCTCCCGCCTCGACCGCACCGTCCGCCGCCTGCTCGGCATCGAGCTGAAGATGAAGCAGTACGCCGAGGGGTCCGCCTTCGTGCGCACGGTGGTGGGCAAGGCCGGGATGGACGGCTTCAACCAGGTCTGGACCTCACCGGAGACCCTCCCGACGATCGCGGAGATCTCCGACCCCGACGCCTGGATCCGCCGCGTCATCGGCTCTTCCGCCCTGCCCGCCGCCGACACTCCCGCCGCCGGTAGTCCCACCGGATCCGGCTCCACCGACTCCACTGCCACTGACTCCACGGTCATCGGCTCCGGCGCCGCTGACTCCGCCCCCACCGACCCCTCCCCGGCCGACCCGCCTCCTGCCGGCCCGCGCCCCGCCGACCAGACCTGA